Sequence from the Gemmatimonadales bacterium genome:
CGGCGATCCTCGGCACCGGTGGCGGCGAGCTGGTGCAGACGCTGATGGCGCTGATGATGGCGGACGCACCGTGGACGCTCTTCTACCGAGCGGTCTACATCCACCCGACCACGACGGAAGGGTTCTTCGCGCTGATGGACAGCGTGAAATAGTGGGGGGCGCGTGGCCGAGCTGAGTGACCTGTCCGTGCGCTGGCAGCTGTTCGTCAGGGCGTATCCGTGGCGCCGCATCGATCCCGTGCCCTTCGCGCCTCTCCGCAAGCCGTTGTCCGAGTGCCGGGTGGCACTGGTGTCGAGCGCGGGCTTCGTGGTGCGTGGCCAAGAGCCGTTCGACCAGCATCGGCTCGGCGGTGACCCCACGTTCCGCGAGATTCCGGCAGACGTGGACGCCGCGAGCTTGGTGGACGCGCATCGGAGCGAGGCGTTCGATCACACCGGGATGCTGCGTGATCCCAACCTGGCCTTTCCGATCGACCGGGTCCGGGAGATCGCGGCGAAGGGTCGCATCGGCTCGGTGAACCATCGGCACCTTTCGTTCATGGGCTCGCTGACGGCCACGGGTCGTCTCACGAAGCACACGGCGCCACGGGCGGCCGAGATGCTCGCGGAAGACGCCGTGAACGTGGCATTGCTGGTCCCCGTCTGACCGATGTGCAACCAGGCCGTGGGCCTGGTCGCGGCGGAGCTCGAGCGCCGGGGGATCGCCACGGTGGCCATCCAGCTGTTGCGATACGTGGCGCAGCGCGTTCGCCCTCCGCGCGCCTTGGTCGTCCCGTT
This genomic interval carries:
- a CDS encoding glycine/sarcosine/betaine reductase selenoprotein B family protein, with protein sequence MAELSDLSVRWQLFVRAYPWRRIDPVPFAPLRKPLSECRVALVSSAGFVVRGQEPFDQHRLGGDPTFREIPADVDAASLVDAHRSEAFDHTGMLRDPNLAFPIDRVREIAAKGRIGSVNHRHLSFMGSLTATGRLTKHTAPRAAEMLAEDAVNVALLVPV